The Brasilonema sennae CENA114 genome includes a region encoding these proteins:
- a CDS encoding SEFIR domain-containing protein, giving the protein MFGRKPSDNSQPKVFISYSRESDEHNDRILTLSDRLRDEGVDSQIDEYVQFPPEGWQRWMENQVEWADFVLVVCTETYNRRFRGKEEPGKGLGVTWEGAIITQQLYDAQRRNTKFIPVVFSSQDAKHIPITLRSYRHYLIDVTKEGEEGYLELYRLLTKQHSTPITELGKRRELPLRERHKTANPHQPL; this is encoded by the coding sequence ATGTTTGGTCGCAAACCCTCTGACAATTCGCAGCCAAAAGTTTTCATTAGCTATAGCAGGGAGTCAGATGAACATAACGATCGCATACTGACATTATCGGATCGTCTACGCGATGAGGGGGTTGATAGTCAGATTGACGAGTATGTACAATTTCCACCTGAAGGTTGGCAACGCTGGATGGAGAATCAGGTGGAATGGGCTGATTTTGTGCTTGTAGTTTGCACTGAGACATACAATCGACGATTTCGGGGTAAGGAAGAACCTGGTAAAGGTTTAGGTGTGACATGGGAAGGAGCTATTATCACCCAACAACTTTATGATGCTCAAAGAAGGAATACCAAGTTTATCCCTGTTGTGTTTTCTTCGCAAGACGCAAAGCATATCCCTATAACACTTCGTTCTTACAGGCATTATCTTATCGACGTCACAAAGGAAGGAGAGGAAGGGTATTTAGAACTTTACCGCCTTCTTACAAAGCAACATAGTACTCCAATAACAGAACTTGGCAAACGGCGAGAGTTACCACTTCGTGAACGCCATAAAACCGCAAACCCTCACCAGCCCCTCTAA
- the kdpA gene encoding potassium-transporting ATPase subunit KdpA: MGQGFFQIGVTLCIVVIVITPLLGRYMARVFLGQKTLLDSIMKPVEGMIYKLADTSTEDDMRGWQYARALLCSNMLMGVMVFVLICLQKILPWNPQGLAAPKWDITLHTTISFLTNTDQQHYSGETTLSYFSQTAALTFLMFTSAATGLAVGIAFIRGLTGKRLGNFYVDLTRSITRILLPISIVGAIALLALGVPQTLDGSLKLTTLEGATQYIARGPVASFEIIKQLGENGGGFFNANSAHPYENPSSISNLIEIIAMICIPAALIHTYGIFANNAKQARLLYWMVFAIYGVLIGVTAIGEYQGNPIIDNALGLELPNLEGKEVRFGWAQTALWAITTTGTMTGSVNGMHDSLMPQGLFSTLLNMFLQIVWGGQGTGTAYLFIYSILSVFLTGLMVGRTPEFLGRKIEKKEIVLASVVLLVHPIAVLLPSAISLAFPNTLAFFIPPPGYTKSPEFHNISRVIYEYASASANNGSGLQGLGNSTLWWNLSTCFSLLMGRYIPIIAILLLAQSMAGKLPVPETPGTLRTDSTLFTAITAGIILILGLLTFFPVLALGPIAEGIKLASPIK; encoded by the coding sequence ATGGGACAAGGATTTTTTCAAATTGGGGTAACGTTGTGTATTGTTGTAATAGTAATCACTCCACTATTAGGCAGATACATGGCGCGTGTGTTTTTGGGACAAAAAACGCTGCTGGACTCAATAATGAAACCTGTAGAGGGAATGATTTATAAATTGGCAGATACATCAACCGAAGATGACATGAGGGGTTGGCAGTATGCCAGAGCACTACTTTGCAGCAACATGCTCATGGGTGTTATGGTGTTTGTGCTCATATGTCTTCAGAAAATCTTACCTTGGAATCCTCAGGGATTAGCTGCTCCTAAATGGGACATCACGCTGCACACGACCATTTCATTTTTGACAAACACCGATCAGCAACACTACTCTGGTGAAACAACCTTAAGTTATTTTAGCCAAACAGCAGCTTTAACTTTTTTGATGTTTACTTCAGCCGCAACTGGGTTAGCTGTTGGAATTGCGTTCATCAGAGGTTTGACAGGTAAACGACTGGGAAATTTCTATGTTGATCTGACTCGTTCCATAACGCGCATATTGCTGCCAATTTCGATTGTAGGTGCGATCGCACTACTAGCCCTAGGCGTACCACAAACCTTAGATGGATCTTTGAAATTGACAACATTGGAAGGAGCAACGCAGTATATAGCCAGAGGTCCTGTTGCTTCTTTTGAAATCATCAAACAATTGGGAGAGAATGGTGGTGGTTTTTTTAATGCCAATTCTGCTCATCCGTATGAAAATCCTAGCAGTATTTCTAACCTCATAGAAATCATTGCCATGATTTGCATACCAGCGGCGTTGATCCACACCTATGGCATTTTTGCCAATAACGCCAAGCAAGCAAGGCTACTTTATTGGATGGTATTTGCCATCTATGGAGTTTTGATTGGTGTCACAGCGATTGGTGAGTATCAAGGAAATCCGATTATTGATAATGCCTTGGGATTAGAATTGCCTAATTTAGAGGGGAAGGAAGTCAGGTTTGGCTGGGCACAAACGGCGTTGTGGGCAATAACGACAACTGGAACTATGACTGGTTCTGTAAACGGGATGCATGATTCCTTGATGCCTCAAGGACTTTTTTCTACCTTATTGAATATGTTTTTACAGATAGTTTGGGGCGGACAAGGAACTGGAACCGCTTACTTATTTATTTATTCAATTCTCAGCGTATTTCTCACAGGACTGATGGTGGGACGGACTCCAGAGTTTTTAGGACGCAAAATTGAAAAAAAAGAAATTGTCCTTGCCAGTGTTGTGCTGCTGGTTCATCCAATTGCTGTATTGCTCCCCAGTGCCATTAGCTTAGCTTTTCCAAATACCTTAGCATTTTTCATTCCACCGCCGGGATATACGAAATCCCCAGAATTTCACAACATCTCCCGAGTGATTTACGAATACGCTTCAGCTAGTGCTAACAATGGTTCTGGCTTGCAGGGATTGGGAAATAGCACTTTGTGGTGGAATTTAAGTACTTGTTTTAGCCTTCTGATGGGAAGATACATACCAATTATTGCCATTTTGCTTTTAGCACAGAGCATGGCAGGCAAACTACCAGTACCCGAAACTCCAGGCACCCTCAGAACTGACTCTACATTATTTACTGCCATTACAGCTGGAATCATTTTGATTTTAGGTCTGTTGACATTCTTCCCCGTTTTAGCTTTAGGGCCGATCGCCGAAGGTATTAAACTTGCCAGCCCCATAAAATAA
- the kdpB gene encoding potassium-transporting ATPase subunit KdpB yields MDTTNPSYSPRKSDRRQAGKQSRVSTTGLYLRAIKDAFVKLNPKYAIKNPVMFLVWVGTIITLVATINPYLFGPVRGKNLQLFNGLITGILFFTVLFANFAEAVAEGRGKAQADALRTTKSETIAKKLLSDGSVSEVSSTSLRIGDTVYVAAGDVIPADGEVIMGVASVDESAITGESAPVLKETGSDVASSVTGGTRILSDELIIRITVDPGKGFIDRMIALVEGAERTKTPNEIALTVLLAVLTLVFLFVVVTLPAIASYVGSPISVVVLVALLVALIPTTIGGLLSAIGIAGMDRVAQFNVIATSGRAVEACGDVNTLVLDKTGTITLGNRLAEGFIPINRYSIEQVANVALAASIFDNTPEGKSIVRLAEKLGATIDFDRNRAEAIEFSAKTRMSGTNLPNGSQVRKGAVSAIKGFVRSRNQQDTPTPVLDAAYEKISKLGGTPLAVALDSEIYGVIYLKDIIKPGIRERFEQLRRMGVRTVMLTGDNRITASVIAGEAGVDDFIAEATPEDKISVIKREQAAGKLVAMTGDGTNDAPALAQANVGVAMNTGTQAAKEAANMVDLDSDPTKLIDIVAIGKQLLITRGALTTFSIANDIAKYFAIIPVLFTSANLGSLNIMKLTSTNSAVLSALIYNALIIPALIPLALTGVKFQPLTANQLLQRNIFMYGLGGVIAPFIAIKLIDLLITLAGLA; encoded by the coding sequence ATGGACACCACAAATCCTTCTTATTCTCCTCGCAAAAGCGATCGCCGCCAAGCAGGTAAACAATCGCGAGTCAGCACCACAGGACTTTACCTCAGAGCGATCAAAGATGCTTTTGTCAAGCTCAATCCTAAATACGCGATTAAAAACCCCGTGATGTTCTTGGTTTGGGTTGGTACAATTATCACTTTAGTAGCTACTATCAACCCTTATTTGTTTGGTCCAGTTCGAGGCAAGAATCTACAACTTTTCAACGGATTGATTACAGGAATTTTGTTCTTCACCGTTTTATTTGCCAACTTTGCGGAAGCTGTCGCAGAGGGACGCGGTAAAGCGCAAGCTGATGCTTTAAGGACAACCAAGTCAGAAACCATTGCCAAAAAACTTCTCTCTGATGGTTCAGTTAGTGAAGTTTCTTCCACCAGCTTGCGGATAGGCGATACAGTGTATGTGGCTGCTGGTGATGTGATCCCCGCTGATGGGGAAGTGATTATGGGTGTCGCTAGTGTGGATGAGTCTGCAATTACTGGGGAATCTGCACCAGTCCTGAAGGAAACAGGTTCAGATGTGGCGAGTTCTGTAACTGGCGGTACGCGAATTCTCTCTGATGAACTTATTATCCGTATCACTGTAGATCCAGGCAAGGGGTTTATCGACCGCATGATTGCTTTGGTGGAAGGGGCAGAACGCACAAAAACACCGAATGAGATTGCTTTGACGGTGTTACTAGCGGTTCTCACCTTGGTGTTTCTTTTTGTTGTGGTGACTTTGCCTGCGATCGCCAGCTATGTTGGAAGTCCAATTAGTGTGGTAGTATTAGTTGCCTTGTTAGTTGCTTTAATTCCCACAACAATTGGGGGATTACTGAGTGCGATCGGCATTGCTGGTATGGATCGAGTTGCCCAGTTTAACGTTATTGCCACATCAGGACGAGCAGTAGAAGCCTGCGGTGATGTCAATACTTTGGTGCTTGATAAAACAGGTACAATCACTCTTGGTAATCGTTTGGCAGAAGGGTTTATCCCCATCAACAGGTATTCCATAGAGCAAGTTGCCAATGTTGCTTTAGCAGCAAGTATTTTTGACAATACACCAGAAGGGAAATCAATTGTTCGACTGGCAGAAAAATTAGGGGCTACCATTGATTTTGACCGTAACAGGGCTGAAGCTATAGAGTTTTCAGCAAAAACTCGTATGAGTGGCACAAACTTACCCAATGGTAGCCAAGTGCGTAAGGGTGCAGTGTCGGCAATTAAGGGATTTGTCCGTTCTCGCAATCAACAAGATACGCCGACGCCGGTACTCGATGCAGCATATGAAAAAATTTCAAAACTGGGAGGAACACCCTTAGCAGTAGCCCTTGATAGTGAAATTTACGGCGTTATTTATCTTAAGGATATTATCAAACCAGGTATCCGTGAACGTTTTGAGCAGTTGCGGCGAATGGGAGTGCGTACCGTCATGCTGACTGGAGACAACCGCATAACTGCGTCTGTGATTGCGGGGGAAGCTGGAGTTGATGACTTTATTGCCGAAGCCACCCCAGAAGATAAAATCTCTGTGATTAAGCGCGAACAAGCGGCGGGCAAACTGGTGGCGATGACGGGTGACGGTACTAACGATGCACCCGCACTAGCGCAAGCAAATGTCGGAGTAGCAATGAATACTGGTACCCAGGCAGCAAAAGAAGCAGCCAATATGGTGGATTTGGACTCTGATCCCACAAAGCTGATTGATATTGTTGCTATTGGAAAACAACTGCTGATTACTCGCGGTGCTTTGACGACGTTTTCTATTGCCAATGATATTGCCAAGTATTTTGCAATTATCCCAGTGTTGTTTACCTCAGCTAATTTGGGAAGTTTAAATATCATGAAGTTAACGAGTACCAATTCTGCTGTACTGTCGGCTTTGATTTACAATGCTTTGATTATTCCAGCTTTGATTCCTTTGGCACTAACAGGTGTAAAATTTCAACCTTTGACGGCTAATCAGCTTTTGCAACGAAATATTTTTATGTATGGTTTGGGAGGTGTGATTGCGCCGTTTATCGCAATTAAGTTGATTGATTTGTTGATTACTCTGGCGGGATTGGCTTAG
- a CDS encoding potassium-transporting ATPase subunit F, producing MSGCDTRSVKPLAYRSLGASRSQKLPLAIFVALCLNLLIAPIVYAADSTLERFSGWAIGVLGLVTLAIIIYLSIVVFQPERF from the coding sequence TTGTCTGGTTGCGATACGCGTAGCGTCAAGCCTTTGGCTTATCGCTCTTTAGGAGCATCGCGCTCTCAAAAGTTGCCTCTCGCTATTTTTGTCGCGCTGTGCCTCAATTTGCTGATTGCCCCTATAGTGTATGCTGCTGACAGCACTTTGGAACGCTTTTCTGGTTGGGCAATTGGTGTTTTGGGATTAGTAACACTAGCAATTATCATTTATTTGTCTATTGTCGTTTTTCAGCCAGAACGCTTTTAA